The Glycine soja cultivar W05 chromosome 4, ASM419377v2, whole genome shotgun sequence genomic sequence ttattttgcgtggatacttcaaattttttaagcatATATAATCTTGGATCTCGTCATGagatttatatatgtgtataaaaaaatattgaaagaatTCGTTATTATTATTCCAGCATTTGATTATACACAAGAGATTAATTTCTTACCTATCAAATGAGATGATAttccaaaagctaaaaaaataaatacaaatcacgttattttttcttcttgagtttttattttggttttaaggGGTATAACACCTAGTCACTCCACTTTTTCAACCCCAATTAATATTGCACAACACATGTATTAATGAGTtcaccgaaaaaaaaaaaaaacaagcacaTGTATTAATGACTCACCTAAttcttattcaaaataaaaaaatgaaccaCCTAATTAGGCCGGCCATATATATAACTGAGAATACTGAAATATAAGATTTGAAAAGGTAAGGTAAGTTGTCATTACTCAAGAAAAAAGTAAGGTAGATGCTTTCAATGATCAAAGGTTGCCAGAGTAGCATACATGTGATTCTGATCATACAAAGAAAGAATATAAATGGGATTGAATATATTTAGGGCCGACATACATCAGCAAACTAAACTAAACGCAATGTACAATACATGCCAAAGAATAATGTCAACGGCGAAGGTCATAAGAAATTCGAGAGCACAAACACTGccctagaaaataaataaaaaaatccaacaaaGAAGGTTGCAAATTGCAGCTATCTAGAACTATAGTCACTGAAAGAGCAACAAATTTCCACTTTGCCCCCTCCTCTCAAACTACACAATATAACTCGACAAACCAATCCTTATCAATCTCCGTTCGGATCCAATTTTTTTGTATCtgtgaaataaaaaaactaaaaattcaaCAATAAACGCCAAAGAAGAATTTTTACTAATCTAAGAAATAGTTGAATAAGTCCATAGAAGGAGTATGCGGTGAAACAAAGCTGAAGTTTGAAGAAGGGCTAGGCAAGACGAAAGAACTACCCTCCATAAAATTTCTTCCACTTTGAAACATAGGACTCAAATCATGAAGGAAGCTAACCATACTTGGATCCGAAGAAGGTGGAGAGAAAAAATTTGAAGGAATGGGAGATAGTGAAGCTGGACCAGGAGACAAAATACCTTGAAACATGTTTTGTTGTGATCTCTCAAGTACACCATCACCTATATTAATCTCTATCCCTTGCACATCGCTTATAATATTATCCCCACTTGGAAGAACATGTTTTTTCCCCATAGGGGACATGGCTTTCTCTATGGTGGCGTAACGCGCCGCCGGCGACAACATTCCGGCGCCGTTGTTGAAAGGGTCGACAtgagtgttgttgttgttgggcaCCACTACAGAGGAAGAAGAACTGGACCCAGTGAGGCGTTGAACGAGGTTCATGAAGTCACTTGGTGTGGTGTGAATCACCTTGGGGGAAACGGTGTAGATTATTATGGGTTGGCGCGGTGGGGGTTGATGAGGGTGTGAGGGTTGTTGTGGTGCCAAGGGTGGTTTCTTGATTTTATGAGAGTCTTTGTTTATTCTGAGAGGTGTAGGGCGTGGACCTTGGAGTTGGAGTTCTCTTCTGGGTGATCTTTCTGTGGGAATAATGTGTGAGAATTGATCCATGTTGTGGTTAGAGGGGAAGGGTGGTGGCGATAATAATATAGAGGACTGGACAAGCATAGTTTGGGTTGTAATTTATGCTGGAGAATATAAGGGCTGTGACATGGGACATATAAAGAGATCTGGTCAGATGAAAAAGAGGGATTACTATAATGAAGGATTACAAGTTTTTGGTGAGAGGTAATTTTTTAAAGGTTTTTTCATACCTACGGCCGGTTTCGTGATGTTGTGGTTGT encodes the following:
- the LOC114410333 gene encoding protein MKS1-like; translation: MLVQSSILLSPPPFPSNHNMDQFSHIIPTERSPRRELQLQGPRPTPLRINKDSHKIKKPPLAPQQPSHPHQPPPRQPIIIYTVSPKVIHTTPSDFMNLVQRLTGSSSSSSVVVPNNNNTHVDPFNNGAGMLSPAARYATIEKAMSPMGKKHVLPSGDNIISDVQGIEINIGDGVLERSQQNMFQGILSPGPASLSPIPSNFFSPPSSDPSMVSFLHDLSPMFQSGRNFMEGSSFVLPSPSSNFSFVSPHTPSMDLFNYFLD